A part of Setaria viridis chromosome 8, Setaria_viridis_v4.0, whole genome shotgun sequence genomic DNA contains:
- the LOC117833212 gene encoding protein FAR1-RELATED SEQUENCE 3, whose protein sequence is MLVDPALNSPLESMGKRRHDRIAAEDVLRGRSHLGVNGEGGPSPMSLQDMVMHASNGMLHPALVVGSTSTEDEGCNVHFVDATSVHGFDSSNSDQFGSTKMQEHQFVHVDGMPNGGDSVMGGVTLSGNGNGSGEDAVQCGISDNETETATIWVSEMEAEPWPKWKRLPDDAPEQRPARLMGAIERDLCNSSTRKTKYIFEPTPGMTFDCVVEPQEFYEIYSWEVGFGTKKGDKYRNSMQEFQCQCQGSNTRVQYKTKKKKCQVMLQLHRTTDFGWYVSLHRAEHNHSLFESYSEKLCWNSHGKIQQSTKNMIRNLRDNNVTLTKVNRIISSMIGHGGEPPRSSNSIANLCNRIAKEQKDDDVRKTLEVFEELKKQDPGFQCSVDYDKVKNKLKILMWCTGRSRSQYACFGDVVTFDTTYCTNIYKMPFGIFVGVNNHFLSIIFAGVLMTNEKSDSFE, encoded by the exons ATGTTGGTAGATCCGGCATTGAACTCACCCCTTGAATCAATGGGGAAAAGAAGACATGACCGCATAGCTGCAGAAGATGTACTACGGGGAAGATCCCATCTTGGTGTCAACGGAGAAG GAGGTCCTTCACCAATGAGCTTACAAGATATGGTAATGCATGCAAGCAATGGAATGCTGCATCCCGCACTAGTTGTGGGGAGCACTAGTACCGAAGATGAAGGCTGCAATGTACATTTTGTTGATGCAACAAGTGTCCATGGTTTTGATAGTTCAAACTCCGACCAGTTTGGTTCAACTAAGATGCAAGAGCATCAATTTGTTCATGTGGATGG GATGCCAAATGGTGGTGATTCGGTGATGGGAGGTGTCACACTCAGTGGCAATGGCAATGGCAGTGGAGAAGATGCAGTGCAATGTGGCATTTCTGATAATGAAACTGAAACTGCTACAATCTGGGTTTCAGAAATGGAAGCAGAACCATGGCCCAAATG GAAAAGGTTGCCGGATGATGCACCTGAGCAACGCCCGGCAAGGTTAATGGGTGCCATTGAGAGGGATTTGTGCAATTCATCAACAAGGAAGACTAAATATATATTCGAGCCAACACCTGGCATGACCTTTGATTGTGTTGTTGAACCACAGGAGTTTTATGAAATCTATTCTTGGGAAGTTGGCTTTGGTACCAAAAAGGGAGACAAGTACAGGAACTCAATGCAAGAATTTCAGTGCCAATGCCAG GGTTCTAACACTCGTGTGCAgtacaaaacaaagaaaaagaagtgcCAAGTAATGTTGCAGCTGCATCGAACTACAGACTTTGGATGGTATGTTAGTTTGCATAGAGCTGAACACAACCACTCTCTGTTTGAGTCATATAGTGAGAAGTTGTGTTGGAATTCACATGGAAAGATACAACAGTCCACCAAGAACATGATTAGGAACCTAAGGGATAATAATGTTACCTTAACAAAGGTGAATCGCATAATCAGCAGTATGATTGGTCATGGTGGTGAACCTCCACGGTCAAGTAACTCTATAGCAAATCTATGCAATCGCATAGCAAAGGAACAGAAGGATGATGATGTTAGGAAAACTCTAGAGGTGTTCGAGGAACTGAAGAAACAAGATCCAGGTTTCCAGTGCAGTGTGGATTATGATAAGGTTAAGAACAAGCTAAAGATTCTAATGTGGTGCACTGGAAGGAGTAGGAGCCAGTATGCTTGTTTTGGTGATGTTGTGACATTTGATACAACATATTGCACCAACATTTACAAGATGCCATTTGGTATCTTTGTTGGCGTTAACAACCACTTCTTGAGTATTATTTTTGCTGGTGTTCTTATGACCAATGAAAAATCAGATAGCTTTGAGTAG
- the LOC117833636 gene encoding uncharacterized protein, whose amino-acid sequence MSSHFWRDVQWWEDWQLRFLVLASLAFQYFLFAAALLRKCRIPHWFRVLVWLAYQGGDIVAVYALATLFNRHKKDEVAAGTAHLDILWAPVLLLHLGGQDGITAYSIEDNENWRRHLLVAASQIAIAIYVFVKSWWFHDERLLRTSILLFVPGVIKCLEKPWALRNATVTSIANSSDPLMTMTMEEDDGSLPTDMKSLDEYVKAARKCVDDEAKRDPPQFFDDKMNDEPYHLFVDLAHPYSVRLKNLQVMAVPSGRAEAHNRVRAYVSRAFDRLYTKHKASYGGVLRAVVVLLTFADIGLFEVTRRRRGESSPYARADVVVTYVLLCCTAALELVSASVVLGSGLPETDDKAAQYNLIAYLARNRRRRWIRHLAFLLGIKDQLDWLWFTAPPQPTRRVTELVHDHVAGGWKPNGYIKSLDDYRRFNDSRGQRTLERERCGGTALAASLRMPFDESVLVWHLATELCYFDHVDTGGDATRHGRVISNYMAYLLFARPWMLIPGARRGLFRAVYIELREMLKEEPSELDDEEEEEAVAKKFSPTAMDEIARKIIQKLRNSPTSSDARPRARRLPADLVRKAWALAYELMEFATEKTKEFIKEEEQKPPPTEEEKRKAAAEEEKKQLTAEEKKEAEQKPPPTEEEKRKAAAEEEKKQLTAEEKKEAEQKRKEVQANRAKKHGDARMWEVIQGVWVEMLCFSAGRCRGYLHGRSLGKGGEYLSYVWLLLSYMGMETMAERMQRTELGPVEGDAGALVKTSDPDDDEEEELAQLARPVAPRGATAAAAVAPAAMAVSVAAVVPVLGDDNV is encoded by the exons ATGAGTAGTCATTTCTGGAGGGACGTGCAATGGTGGGAGGACTGGCAGCTTCGGTTCCTGGTCCTGGCGAGCCTCGCCTTCCAGTACTTCCtcttcgccgccgcgctcctccggAAGTGCCGCATCCCGCACTGGTTCAGGGTCCTCGTCTGGCTCGCCTACCAGGGCGGCGACATCGTGGCAGTGTACGCCCTCGCCACCCTCTTCAACCGCCACAAGAAggacgaggtcgccgccggcaccgcgcaCCTCGACATACTCTGGGCGCCCGTCCTGCTGCTGCACCTCGGCGGGCAGGACGGCATCACGGCATACAGCATCGAGGACAACGAGAACTGGAGAAGGCACCTCTTGGTCGCGGCGTCTCAG ATCGCCATAGCCATCTATGTGTTCGTCAAGTCGTGGTGGTTCCATGACGAGAGGCTGCTGCGCACATCGATCTTGCTCTTCGTCCCCGGCGTCATCAAGTGCCTGGAGAAGCCATGGGCTCTCAGGAACGCCACCGTCACCAGCATCGCCAACTCCTCCGACCCACTGATGACCATGACCATGGAAGAAGACGACGGCTCGCTGCCGACGGACATGAAGTCGCTCGACGAGTACGTGAAAGCCGCGAGGAAGTGCGTCGACGACGAGGCGAAGAGAGATCCTCCCCAGTTCTTCGACGACAAGATGAACGACGAGCCCTACCACCTCTTCGTCGACCTCGCCCACCCCTACTCTGTCCGGCTCAAGAACCTGCAGGTCATGGCGGTGCCGAGCGGCAGGGCGGAGGCGCACAACCGTGTCCGCGCCTACGTCTCCCGGGCGTTCGACCGCCTCTACACCAAGCACAAGGCGAGCTACGGCGGCGTGCTgcgcgccgtcgtcgtgctCCTGACCTTCGCCGACATCGGGCTCTTCGAggtcacccgccgccgccggggtgagAGCTCGCCGTACGCCCgcgccgacgtcgtcgtcacCTACGTCCTGCTGTGCTGCACTGCCGCCCTGGAGCTCGTCTCCGCCTCCGTCGTCCTGGGCTCCGGCCTGCCGGAGACCGACGACAAGGCCGCACAGTACAACCTCATAGCCTACCTCGCCCGCAACAGGAGGCGCCGGTGGATCAGGCACCTCGCGTTCCTGCTGGGGATCAAGGACCAGCTGGACTGGCTCTGGTTCACGGCGCCTCCCCAGCCCACCCGCCGCGTCACCGAGCTCGTCCACGACCACGTCGCCGGCGGCTGGAAGCCGAATGGCTACATAAAATCCTTGGACGACTACCGCCGGTTCAACGACAGCCGCGGCCAGCGGACGCTCGAGAGGGAACGATGCGGCGGCACGGCCCTCGCGGCGAGCCTGCGCATGCCATTCGACGAGAGCGTCCTCGTCTGGCACCTCGCGACGGAGCTCTGCTACTTCGACCACGTCGACACCGGCGGCGACGCCACCCGGCACGGCAGGGTGATCTCCAACTACATGGCCTACCTGCTGTTCGCCAGGCCGTGGATGCTGATCCCCGGCGCCAGGCGCGGGCTCTTCCGCGCCGTGTACATCGAGCTCCGGGAAATGCTCAAGGAGGAGCCGTCAGAGctggacgacgaggaggaggaggaggcggtggcgaagAAGTTCTCACCGACAGCCATGGACGAGATCGCGCGGAAGATCATCCAGAAGCTGAGGAACTCACCAACGAGCTCAGACGCCCGCCCACGTGCTCGCAGACTTCCCGCCGATCTCGTTCGCAAAGCTTGGGCGCTCGCCTACGAGCTCATGGAGTTTGCCACGGAGAAGACGAAGGAATTCatcaaggaggaggagcagaagcCGCCCccgacggaggaggagaagaggaaggcggcggcggaggaggagaagaagcagctcacggcggaggagaagaaggaggcggagcagaagccgccgccgacggaggaggagaagaggaaggcggcggcggaggaggagaagaagcagctcacggcggaggagaagaaggaggcggagcagaagaggaaggaggtgcAAGCGAATCGTGCCAAGAAGCACGGGGACGCGAGGATGTGGGAGGTGATCCAGGGCGTGTGGGTGGAGATGCTCTGTTTCTCGGCCGGGAGGTGCAGAGGGTACCTGCACGGCAGGAGCCTGGGCAAGGGCGGCGAGTACCTCTCCTACGTGTGGCTCCTCCTCTCGTACATGGGGATGGAGACCATGGCGGAGAGGATGCAGAGGACGGAGCTGGGGCCCGTGGAAGGGGACGCGGGGGCTCTGGTAAAGACCTCGGAtccggacgacgacgaggaggaagaactGGCACAGCTGGCTCGCCCAGTGGCACCCAGAGgcgcaacggcggcggcagcggtggcgccaGCGGCGATGGCGGTCTCGGTTGCAGCCGTGGTGCCCGTCCTTGGCGATGACAATGTCTGA
- the LOC117833637 gene encoding myosin-binding protein 7 — MAGEDDPCPLCGGGGGPARVTLAKRGSPPPHAGDALAVTAVVDPGDELREELARQRRWAADLHAELEAERAAAEGAASEAMSMILRLQRDKSEAMMEARQYRRYAEERFAHDAAEADALRNALERRDDAVRSLAARLRACQARLLHLGYPSPSASSSLPSSPTAAAAGSRRGFHHHLPFSDDEDCDNYRSVHCLERPADVGTPRTHHLLNRMPSPDADKGVVLFGSPRHARALSGDSVPYSCRVALADEFPLFATDRRDAPDLDDEEQGDRVYTVDAVHGVPVMAPEDCCYLGAPMGNEEVGFRAGGGGWTEEAEIQKLKARLQALEADRESMRHTIMSMGDEKVQVVLLREIAQQLCKDTAPFPSVPLKVQPRLQPVVMAQRKVVKKRNSFVKIFIVTVLKWVASMFCWRRKSNRIRYPIGMCGSNVGLMLILDRFPKQRQKKIPKRKLSASIL, encoded by the exons aTGGCAGGGGAGGACGACCCGTGCCcgctctgcggcggcggcggcggccccgcgcGAGTCACGCTCGCCAAGCGCggttccccgccgccgcacgcgggGGACGCGCTGGCGGTGACGGCCGTCGTGGACCCCGGCGACGAGCTGCGGGAGGAGCTAGCGCGGCAGCGCCGCTGGGCGGCGGACCTGCACGCGGAGCTGGAAGCGGAGCGCGCCGCGGCCGAGGGCGCCGCCAGCGAGGCCATGTCCATGATCCTGCGCCTGCAGCGGGACAAGTCGGAGGCCATGATGGAGGCCCGCCAGTACCGACGCTACGCGGAGGAGCGGTTCGCGCACGACGCCGCCGAGGCGGACGCGCTCCGGAACGCGCTCGAGCGCCGGGACGACGCGGTCCGCTCCCTCGCCGCGCGGCTCCGGGCGTGCCAGGCCCGGCTCCTCCACCTCGGCTACCCGTCCCCGTCCGCGTCCTCCTCGCTCCCGtcctcccccaccgccgccgcagcggggTCTCGCCGCGggttccaccaccacctccccttCTCCGACGACGAAGATTGCGACAACTACCGCTCGGTCCACTGCCTCGAACGCCCCGCCGACGTGGGCACCCCGCGCACCCACCACCTGCTCAACAGAATGCCGAGCCCGGACGCCGACAAGGGTGTCGTCCTCTTCGGCTCACCGCGCCACGCCCGCGCGCTCTCGGGCGACAGCGTCCCCTACAGCTGCCGCGTCGCGCTGGCCGACGAGTTCCCTCTCTTCGCGACGGACCGCCGGGACGCGCCGGACCTGGACGACGAGGAGCAGGGCGACCGGGTGTACACGGTGGACGCCGTGCACGGCGTGCCGGTGATGGCGCCCGAGGACTGCTGCTACCTCGGGGCGCCAATGGGGAACGAGGAGGTCGGCTTCCGGGCTGGGGGTGGCGGCtggacagaggaggcggagATACAGAAGCTCAAGGCGAGGTTGCAGGCGCTGGAGGCGGACCGGGAGTCGATGCGGCACACCATCATGTCCATGGGAGATGAGAAGGTGCAGGTGGTTCTGCTCAGGGAGATCGCGCAGCAGCTCTGCAAGGACACGGCGCCATTCCCGTCTGTTCCGCTGAAGGTGCAGCCAAGGCTGCAACCAGTTGTCATGGCGCAGAGGAAGGTGGTGAAGAAGCGGAATTCCTTCGTCAAGATCTTCATTGTGACAGTGCTCAAG TGGGTTGCGTCAATGTTCTGCTGGCGGAGGAAATCAAATCGCATCAG GTACCCCATCGGTATGTGTGGGAGCAATGTCGGTCTGATGCTGATACTGGACAGGTTCCCCAAACAGAGGCAAAAGAAGATTCCTAAAAGGAAGCTAAGCGCCTCTATTCTCTGA